CGGCGGGATGCACCGTGAATACCGTATTGCCGGCGCTGGCGGTGGGAGGCCCTGCCAAGGCCAGGCAAGTCGAGAATCCGTCGGCGCTCAGCTGTATCGCCCCGGCACAAGCGCCACTCGACGTGCTGGCCGTCACGCTGGCAACCTGCATGGGTTCACTGAAGGTGATCGTGATGGTGGGCGACGCAATGACCCCTGCGTCGCTCGCCGCCGGAGAGATGCTGAGTACCGTAGGCGGCGTCGTGTCCCCCGCGTCGCCTGCCGCATCAGAGCCAGCGTCGACGGGTGCGCCGCCAACGCCCGCATCCACACCACCGCTGCCGCTCGCGCCCGACGCGCCGCCCGATGCACCACCGCTGCCCGACGCACCGGACGCACCGCCACTCGCGCCGGCGCCGCCCGCACCCGACGCGCCACCGCTGGCCCCCGCGCCACCGCTGCCACCACTCGCGCCGGCACCACCTGCGGCGCCATTGCCGCCGCTCCCGCCGGCCGCACCGCTCCCGCCGGTCGCTCCGCCCCCGGCGGGCTTGCGCGCGTTCGTGTCGTCCGCACTGCAGCCCGCCACCAGCGACAGCATTCCCAACCACGCCCAAGCTTTCATGCCGAATCTCCGTCTGGTTCGAGCACGCCGCGCAAGCTCTCGATGAGCTCCGTCATTTCGGCGTGGCGCAGCTTGTATTGCGCTCGATTCGCGACGAGAACGCTGGAGATCGCCACGATGGTCTCCCGCTCCTCGAGCCCATTCTCCTGCAAGGTGGTTCCAGTCTCCACCAGGTCGACGATGGCGTGACTCAGCCCGGTCAGCGGCGCTAGTTCCACGGAGCCTTGGACATAGATGATGTCCGCCGGTACCCCACGTGCATCGAAGTACTCCGTCGCCGTGCGCACGTACTTGGTCGCCACGCGCGGAGCAGCCGCGATCTTGCTCCCCTTTGGGGCGGCGACCACCAACCGACAGCGTCCGATGCCCAAGTCCAAAGGGCACAGCAGATCGTACCGTCGCTCCAAGAGTACGTCGCGCCCGCATACGCCCACATCGCACGCCCCGTACTCGACGTAGGTGGGCACGTCGTCAGGCTTCAACAGGGCAAAGCTGAAGCGACCATCGGCGCTATCACGGACCAAGCGTCGATCGTCGAGGTGCAGCACTGCTGCGTCGAGCCCAGCACGTTCGAACAGCGCGGCGACTGCTCGCGTGACTCGCCCCTTGGGCACCGCCACGCGCAAGGGCTTCATGGCGGCCCTTCGAGGGTCACGCGCTGGATGTCGGCACCGACGCCGGCCAGCTTGCTCTCGATGTGTTCGTATCCGCGGTCGAGGTGATAGACGCGCCGCACGGTCGTCGCACCCTGAGCGACCAAACCTGCGATGACGAGAGAAGCGCTGGCGCGGAGATCCGTGGCCATCACGGACGCGCCGGAAAGCTCTTTCACACCTTGCACGAAGGCAGTGTTGTTGCGGGTGTCGATGTCGGCCCCCATGCGGCACAGCTCCGGGACGTGCATGAAGCGATTCTCGAAGATAGTCTCCGTGAGCACGCTACGTCCCTCGGCCACGCTCATCAGTGCCATGAACTGCGCCTGCATGTCCGTGGGGAAACCGGGGTGTGGCGCGGTCGTCACGTCCACGGCGCGCAGCGTGCCATGGCGAGCGACACGCACGTGTTCGCCCTCTCGCTGTACGGTGAGCCCGGCCTTGCGCAGCTTCACGACCACGGGCTCCAGGTCCTCCAGAGGTGCGTGCTCGAGCAGGATTTCCCCGCCCGTGGCGCCCACCGCGGCCATGAAGGTTCCCGCCTCGATGCGGTCGGAGATGATCGCGTGGTCGCAGGGCGCGAGTTCGTCGGCGCCTGTAACGTGGATGACCGCGGTGCCTGCGCCTTCGATTCGCGCACCCATCTTGTTGAGCATGCGAGCCAGCTCTTCCACCTCCGGCTCGCGCGCCGCGTTGACCAGCGTCGTGCGTCCTTTGGCCAGGGCCGCCGCCATCATCAGGTTCTCGGTGCCGGTGACCGTCGGCAGATCGAAAACAATCTCCGCTCCACGCAGGCGCGGCGCCTCGGCGACCACATACCCATGTTCGACGGAGATGGTGGCGCCCAGCGCCTCCAGACCCTTGAGGTGCTGGTCGATCGGACGAGCGCCGATGGCGCAACCACCGGGCAGGGAGACTCGAGCCTTGCCGTAGCGCGCCACCAGAGGCCCCAGAACGAGCACGCTGGCTCGCATCTGACGCACCAACTCGTAGGGTGCCTCTGGTCGAGCGTCGCGGCTAGCGGCTCGCACGACGACACGGGGTGTGTCGACTTCTACGTCACGGCCGAGAAAGCGCAGCAAGGCCGCGGTGGTATCGATGTCTCTGAGCCCGGGGACATTGCGCAGGAGGCTTTCACCGTCGGAGAGCAACGTCGCGCACAGGATGGGCAGAGCGGCGTTCTTGGCGCCGCCGACGCGAATGTTTCCCGACAGGGGCCGGCCGCCGCGGATGACGATGGCGTCCATGATCGTCGGCTGGTTACGCCGAGCGTCCGACGGGAGCAAGCTGCCCACGCCGCCGCGGGTTTTTTGTGGCCATCCCTGACGCTGCCGAGCCGGGACCGGGCCCCGAAGTCCGGCGGGGATATCTCCCGTCGGCTCATGCCGCGACGGAGGAGGGCTCTTTTTTCGGGTATTTGCCGGCGAAGGTCACTAACCTCCCGTGCCATGCGCTGCCGCGCCTCGCTCTGGGTTTGGGCGGTTCCGATGCTCGTGTCGCTGACTGCGAACGCGGACCCGGTACCCTCGGTCGATCTTCGTAACTTCCATCCGCCCGCGGATCCCAAAGGCGCGCTGTACCTCGAACCCACGGCAACGCCGGGACCCCTGGCATGGAACGTTGGCGCCATTGCCAGCTACGCGTATCGCATGGTGACGCTGCAGGACCCGTCCGGGGACCGCGTGTCGATCCCGGTGGAGCACCAGTTGAGCCTCGACTACATCGCCTCGCTCGGCATCGGAGATCGTCTGGCGGTGAGCTTGGGCCTGCCCAGCGTCCTGTACCAAAGCGGAGACGACACCAGCTCCACGCTGGCCGATGGCACACTGCCGCAGACGGCGTTGGGCGATGCGTCCTTCGGCGCGAAAGCAACGATGATCCCCACCAGCGACCTTGGTGGCTTCGGGTTGGCGGCGCTTGGACGCGTGACTTTCCCGACGGGCGATGGCCGCTCCTACGTGGCCGATGGCTCCGTGACCGGAGAGCTACGCCTGCTCGCGGAGATGCGCTTGATCGCCCTGGCCGTCCAAGCCACCGCGGGCGCACGAGTCCGAGGGAACGAACAATCCTACGTCGGAGAGGACTTCGGACACGACCTGCCCTGGGGCCTCGGGCTCGCGGTCAAACCCCAGGCCTTTGGCCTTGATTCCAAAGGGCGGTGGACCTGGGTAGCCGAAGCGAGGGGACAGATCGCGCTCACACCTTCCTTCGGTAGCGGCGCCCAGTCACCCGTGCTTGCCGGGGTTTCGGCGCGCTACGCGCTGGGTGACTTGTCGCTGCTGGCCGGAGCCGAGCTGCCGCTGAACGACGCAGTGGGTAGCCCCGTGGTGCGCGGCGTCCTCGGCCTGGGGTGGGCACCACGCTTCTACGACGAAGACGACGACGGTGTGCCGGACGACAAGGACGAGTGTCAGGAGCTGGCCGAAGACCGCGACGGCTTCGAGGATCACGACGGCTGCCCGGACTTCGACAACGACGACGATGGCGTGCCGGACGATCAAGATCGCTGCCCGACCGAACAGGAGGACGAGGACGAGTATCAGGACGAGGATGGCTGCATCGATCCCGACAACGACGGAGACGGTGTACCTGACACGACCGATGCCTGCCCAGACGAAGCCGGTCCCGCCACCGGCGCACAAGGCGCGGGTTGTCCCGTGCGCGACGCGGACGGCGACGGCGTCCTGGACGGCAAGGACCGTTGTCCGGATCGACCCGAGGACAAGGACGGCTTCCAGGACGACGACGGC
The nucleotide sequence above comes from Polyangiaceae bacterium. Encoded proteins:
- the hisG gene encoding ATP phosphoribosyltransferase; this translates as MKPLRVAVPKGRVTRAVAALFERAGLDAAVLHLDDRRLVRDSADGRFSFALLKPDDVPTYVEYGACDVGVCGRDVLLERRYDLLCPLDLGIGRCRLVVAAPKGSKIAAAPRVATKYVRTATEYFDARGVPADIIYVQGSVELAPLTGLSHAIVDLVETGTTLQENGLEERETIVAISSVLVANRAQYKLRHAEMTELIESLRGVLEPDGDSA
- the murA gene encoding UDP-N-acetylglucosamine 1-carboxyvinyltransferase, which gives rise to MDAIVIRGGRPLSGNIRVGGAKNAALPILCATLLSDGESLLRNVPGLRDIDTTAALLRFLGRDVEVDTPRVVVRAASRDARPEAPYELVRQMRASVLVLGPLVARYGKARVSLPGGCAIGARPIDQHLKGLEALGATISVEHGYVVAEAPRLRGAEIVFDLPTVTGTENLMMAAALAKGRTTLVNAAREPEVEELARMLNKMGARIEGAGTAVIHVTGADELAPCDHAIISDRIEAGTFMAAVGATGGEILLEHAPLEDLEPVVVKLRKAGLTVQREGEHVRVARHGTLRAVDVTTAPHPGFPTDMQAQFMALMSVAEGRSVLTETIFENRFMHVPELCRMGADIDTRNNTAFVQGVKELSGASVMATDLRASASLVIAGLVAQGATTVRRVYHLDRGYEHIESKLAGVGADIQRVTLEGPP